The Bdellovibrio bacteriovorus region CAAAGCGACTGACGAGATGAAGAAACCCCATATCTCGGATCCTCGCCCCTCGCACCACTGATCCTAATTTGGGCCCTCTCTACGAGGGCCTGACAATCGCCCGTACAGCCCTGAAAAATATTCCTGCTGGGACCTCTCCAGGTGGCACTGGATAGTTCTGAGGTGGCCTGGGAATTGATAGTGCACTCCTTGATAGGACAGGAGTTTTTATGGGTTTTAACTTTGATAATGATAAGTCAAAAAAGGCTGATGATCAGCTAAGTCTCTTTGACTTTCAAATGCCGAAGGCGGACTTCGCAAATGAAACTCCGAAAACATCTCGCAGCGAAAATACGGCTGTCGACTTCGACATGTGGATGCTCGCACATAAAGAGCCTGAAGTTAGCAAAACACCGAAGTTCGTGACTTTGTCTGCGGCCGTTCACGCCGCTGCGATCTTAGCCATCGCCGTGATGACAGTACCACTTGTTGAAACCGCAAAAACAGAAACCATCACAATTGAAATTGAAGACGTTCCAACTCCGGTGATGAAAGCTCCTCGTGGGGCGCGTGTTCCTCCTACTCAAGGCGGAACTCCAGTTCATCAAGACACTCCCCGTGTTGAAAAAATGGAAGAGGCTGGAAGCCCCGGTGATATCGTCGTTGCAAAACCGGCAGCTCCCGCTAAAGCAAAAGCAGCCGCAAAATCCGTTGCTAAATCTTTACCCGCAAAAGCTCCAAAAGCGGCTCGCAGCATCGCACCTAAGACAACCTTCAAAGCTGTCCCAATGACAATCGATGATATTGAAGCTCCGGAGCTAGATCAGGGTGAATTATCAAAAGCCGCTGTCGCTTCAAACCTTAACGAAGACTTCAACGAAGATTTCGAAAACATCGACCGTTCGCAAAGATCTGCAATCGAAGGCGAAAAGCGTTCTATGGAAGCTATGGCGGCGGCACTGGCAGCAGAGCAGGATGA contains the following coding sequences:
- a CDS encoding energy transducer TonB, which encodes MGFNFDNDKSKKADDQLSLFDFQMPKADFANETPKTSRSENTAVDFDMWMLAHKEPEVSKTPKFVTLSAAVHAAAILAIAVMTVPLVETAKTETITIEIEDVPTPVMKAPRGARVPPTQGGTPVHQDTPRVEKMEEAGSPGDIVVAKPAAPAKAKAAAKSVAKSLPAKAPKAARSIAPKTTFKAVPMTIDDIEAPELDQGELSKAAVASNLNEDFNEDFENIDRSQRSAIEGEKRSMEAMAAALAAEQDEDLNALADANQEEADRLAAAQNSLRERNAKSIASALAAERAAAAAAAAKQAAAREAAAKKGGLGGNGNGLGMKDGEGAGNSGSKGPGTQLSGMPSGVRSLDQLRQMPGNPRPQYDREERRRGDQGEIAFVAYINKQGYVSQFKMLKSTGFRNLDSKTLAALKKWRFYPGQEGWVELPFRWDLKGGVQEDGGLLRRSVSRR